Sequence from the Equus asinus isolate D_3611 breed Donkey chromosome 5, EquAss-T2T_v2, whole genome shotgun sequence genome:
TATTGTTGAAACACCAAAGGTGTAAATAGTAAATCTCTTAGACACTGTGAAGGGATGGCCAGGATACATTCTAAGCAACGGCTGATAGTCTTCGTAGGCTAATGATGCTCTATTCCTGTTTTTATTTACATTGAATTTGGTTTTTGTCCCTCACAGGGAAATTGAGATATGCCAACAACAGCAATTACAAAAATGATGTCATGATCAGAAAAGAGGTAATGAGCTTTCTGAGAGCCTTTCATTCACTACAGTTTagccttttgtatttttttttcttgtagtacAATACAATAgttttgaaataaagaatataGACACGTTTGTAGAcagcttttaaagtttttctcaaatcttcttttagtttatattttctttcacaatGCTGAGTCAATTACTGGTAATCATTTGAACCCTGAATCTGCTACTTACTCACCATGTGCCCTTGGTCAAGTTCCCTGGCTGAATTTGCCAGGAAAAGTCTCTGTTCATCTGcaaagacagaaataataaaatctactcTTTACTACCCCAGTGTTGTTGTGGAAttaaatatgtaatatgtaaAGTGTTTGGTATGTTCTCTGGCACATAGCACTCGATAGAGAGAgctatttaatttgcatttgaatTGGGGAAGTAGTTAAAATTATTGAATGCATGTTAGATGCCAGGCGTGGCActaagtattttacatacatGATCTTATTTAACCCTGATTGTGAGCCTGTGTGATGGGTGGTATTATATACCctttacagataggaaaatgaAGGCCCAGATATTAATTATGGGGCTTGCTATTAGGAGATAGAGGGGAAATTCAAACCTGTGCCTAAGCTCTGCTTAGGGAGACAACTTAAATTCTGTCTTTTAACTTGCTTTCAGGCTTACGTACATAAAAGTGTGATGGAGGAACTGAAGAGAATCATTGATGACAGTGAAATTACCAAAGAGGATGATGCTTTGTGGCCTCCTCCTGACAGAGTGGGCCGGCAGGTGAGTGTTTTAGCAACTGTCCCGTAGAGCagttataaataaaatgaggttTACTGCTCTGCATATGACATTCAGTccactcgtgtgtgtgtgtgtgatgaaacTCTGCACAAAGGAAATTACCAAAACGTTGGTCTCGGGAAGCATTAATCTCATAGGAAGAACAGTGAGAGCGAGTGCTGCTGACCACCGGGAGCCCAGTCCTGAATTTCTTCTTGTGACCCCCACCCCACTGTCTCAGTTTTTGCTGCCCACCCCACTTACTGAGTGAGTACTATGGACAAAGCATTgtggggatacaaagataaatagaaCACAGTCATTTCAGTGATCTAATGGAAGGAAAATCCTACAAGCAACTGAGTATATGTGTTTAAATTCATGGCTTATGTATTCATTCTGAAGACCAttttgataattaaaaaataaaagtctcacTGTCAGATTTGACTGAATTAACAGGAAAgatgtttctctcttcctcaatTGCTACTATCCTAATCCAAACTTCTAATTGATTTCCGTGTCTCTCCTCTTGTCCTGAAAAGCCCATTTTTTCATTCTGAAGCCAgggtaatcttttaaaaatgtaaatttgctTATGTATTCCACTGATTTTAAGCTCTCAAGTGGCTTCCcactgcttttaaaataaaatccaaactcccaTCTTATCTTCTACCATTCTCACAATCTCTCACTGTGTTCAAACCTCACTGGCCTTATTTCTGTTCCTGAGACCACCTAGGTGGTTCTTAGTTTAGGATCTTTGCGTTTGCCACAtgctgcctggaatgttctaTGTAAGACAGTTTATTATCAGGGtcttcaaatgtcacttcctccctGATATCTTGCCTGTCCATCTAATCTAAAAAGCGGCtccccatcatttttttttaatgagatctgttttattgtcttcatagcatttattattGTCTGAAATTgtcttatttgcttttctttacatAGCTATCTTCCTCCCCGACCCTACCAtgacagacagacacatacacaggCCAGCTCCTTCAGTACAAGGATTTTACCTGTTTTTTCTCACTGCTATATCTCTAGTGACTAAAATAGTGCCAGTGTATAGTAAAAGCTCAATAAtagttatatttattaaattaatatgaAAACCCATATAAGCTTATTCCTCATTAACCTTAAAATAACGGGCCAACTcttgaaaaagagtgaaaagaaaatcctATCCTCAGTACTCACTAAAGttaactttttaatttacatCCATGGAATGTCAGTAATACCATATATATGTGTTTTGCTTACCATGTATAAAATTTCCAGCTCCATTAACTCACTCAGTCAGCACAACAGTCCTGTAAAGAGGGCAGGGCATACTCCTATACACCAGCAATAACTATTGGATGGtgcagttaaaaacaaaatcccaagatgggcatggatgttagctcagggccaggcttcctcagcaaaaagaggaggattggcagtagttagctcagggctaatcttcctcaaaaaaaacaaaaaaacaaaaagaacaaaatcccaTTCATAATAGCAACAAAAGCTATAAAgaacttgggaataaatttaacaagatatAAAAACTTACCAGAGCTttataaaaagacataaaaatatgtatCAGTCTTATAGATGAGTAGATTCAATATTATATACATAGTCACGAAAGTAATTTACAAATTGATTACAATTAAAATCAAACTCAAACAGGATTTTTCCTAGAACCTTACAGGATTAAATTCATGGAAGATCAAAGGGGCAAGAGTGGCCAATATAATTTTGAAGATTTCTTGTAAAGCTATAGTCATTGGTACTGTGGTATTGCCTCAGGAATTGACAACTGGACCGGTGGAacagactagagagcccagaaacaaatccATGAATATATGGAAACTTGGAACAGTGTATGACAGAGGTGGACTTCCAAATTAATAGGAAAGGGATGGGTTGTTTAATAGATTGTACCAGGACAACTGGCAATCTATTTacggaatatttttaaattagattatttatagaaatgaagcaaaaatttATAACATAGACAAAAATAGAGATTATCTTTTATTATACCTGGGTAAAGAAgttgtttttaaattcctcaaaGGAAATGATTGGTAAATTTGacttcttttacatttaaaatttctgtttggctAAAGACATCAAGATAAAGTTGAAAGATAAGGCACAGACTGGAAGaagaaatttgcaaaatatataactAGCAAAGGGTttaaatccagaatatataaagaactacaaattaagaagaaaaagtagCAGAATGTGTACATGTTATGAATAGGTGATTTACAGACCTGGAAAAATAgtggccaataaatatatgaaaatatttacagcttcatttgaaaaataaaaattaggacaatgagatactatttcagacccattagaatggcaaaaaaaaaaaaaaaaaaaaaaaaggcaccgagttttaaaaaggatataagaaagaaaaagggaattcATATATACTGGTGGGAATAAAATTGATACAACTACTTTAGGGAGCAATTTGGTAGTATTTCCAGCAGAGTTGAAAATACTTCTGccctacttctaggaattttccTAGAAACATTTTCACGTATATACAAGGAAACGCATAGAAGAATATTCTTGCCACAATGTTTATAGTAACAAAAATTGGGAACTTTAGACTGTCTCAATAAGAGAATGAATGGCATATTCTAAAGCATTTAAAACTCATGAGCTAGATCTACATACAAAAACATTcttgaatgaaaaaagcaaaaacatatgTATAGTGTgatcatttatgtaaaattttaaaaatatactaccaaATCTAAAAACACAAGTGGAGAGAATATACTCCAACTTCTGGGGGTGCAGGAAGGAGAATGGAAGGCGAGGTGGATCTAAACATtgtaatgtttgatttctttaagaaaaagtctGGCACAAGTGTGACAAAATATTAACGTTTTTCAAATCTGGCTGAGATTTGATTTTAATGTTGAGAACATTAGTCTCatagttttctccattttctctttgaattcttttcataattaaaaaaactgtaaatcaaaaagaaatagggaaaagaagaagaaaaataagtaggGCTCACTAAAGTATAAGTTCCACAAGAGCAGAGGTCTTTCTTTGGTTTTACTGCTCTGTCCCAGGCACTGAGAACACACAGTAGGCACCCCccatagatattttttaaaggtttatgCTACTCGTGTTGCTATTTAGAAATTGAAACCCAAGGTCATACAATGAGTAAGTGACAAAGCTGGGATCAGACCCGAGGTCTggaatgtttttctttgtctcatgtTGTCCAGAAAGGTTAGGTTCTTGGTATTTGTAAAACACAGATCTATCCATATTACTCCACATTTTTAACAATGAAAACTCATATACAAAACACTATGTAAATTCTTCCAAGTCTCAGAAATGGTGGAGCCTTGCAGACACATTTTCCTTTAAGAGTATGAGTTACTCAAGGGCCACATCAGTGTTTAATGTATTCTTTTGTATCCAGTACCCACACAGTCTAGTGCTGGAGTGGACTGGCCTTGTGTGTATGGCTATCTGTAGTAGTTTGTGTGATTCGGCAGATGGTGAGCCCTTCTTCTGTGGGCTTGATGAAAAGTCTAATTCAGCTTGACTtcgtttttttaaataattttaggaGCTTGAAATTGTCATTGGAGATGAACACATTTCTTTCACAACATCAAAAATCGGTTCCCTTATTGATGTCAATCAATCCAAGTAAGTGTACATGATTCTTATATCCAGTTGTGTTGGTTTTAGAGCAGATTGATATGAAAACCTTAACCAGATTGGGACCATTATAAGATCTGGTGCAAATGCAAGACAGAAGGGGTCCACTTTCTCCCCCTTATGTGACAGAGACTCCAAATTATTTTCGAGGGTTTGCTCCTATTGCTTTTGCTGTTTATTCATCATTGCTAATAAGAGCTTCTCAATGACACACAGAGTAATGCCATAGGAGCAGCCATCGTGGCTAAGAATCTGGTCAGAACAGAAAatcagatatgccagaacaaGTGCTTGAGATAACCTCTGGAGTCACTGAGTCTTCCTCAGTGTTGGGTATTCACACTCGTACATCTTAAAGTCTGACTTTGGTGAAACCtgaaattatttagaatataaatttttaaattcatgctGTCATTAGGGAAAACTGTAAAGTTGTGGCATGAATCTGTATGCTACGAACAGTCCTTAGAATGTGGCAGCCACTTGGGCTGTTGTGTTTTGAGGATTTGGGGTTAGACGTGGCTCACTTTTAGTACATGCTGGACACAATTGTCCTCCTTGGGACAGTCTCCATGTTCTTTGCCAGTTATGCCATAATAAGCTTTAGCTTCTTGGTCTTGCTTAGtactacttctttaaaaaaagttttcctaattcttaaagtaatacatgctcattgtagaaaatacaggaaatgtagaaaagtagaaagagaaaaattgccCATGAACTTATAAAGTAGACAACTGTTAATATCTTGaagtatttcttgtctttttttttgtgcactaaaaaatatatagttttttaaaagggCAAAAAATATAACTGAGCTTAACAATCTTATTTTAATCATGATTTTCTTCATTTAGTGATATAAGCGTTTCCCCATTAAACAAAACCTTAACATTTTAGCTGACCTcctaatattccattttaatatatagccatttccttctttttggacACTTGGTTGTTTTCAAAGTTTTAGTTCTGTAAATGCCTGTATGAGGAACATCTTGGTATGTAAATAATCTGGGTTatgaaatggtattttttttggccagtttttctcagctttttaaacatttttttcctcttgcgTTTTAGGGATCCAGAAGGCTTACGAGTATTTTATTATCTTGTCCAGGACCTGAAGTGTTTGGTCTTCAGTCTTATTGGATTACACTTCAAGATTAAGCCAATCTAGACTGAATATTGGTGTGGACACAAGGGGGGTGGGAGTAGCTGTTTCTAATTACCATTATCAGGAAATTTTTGTGTATATCAGGGCAATTTTTTTTATAAACTGTAAATGATtgtctttaataaatatatgacaaaatgcaatttttattattttataaagatcCAAACGTGAACTCTTCTCagtcactttttaaaacactAACATCTTATGCAAAGTATTGCCAAAAAATCTAATCTAATCAACTCTGTATATACATAGCTACCAATTTACAGGAAGTAAcagagaaacatattttttaaattaccgtGGGAATCCAATCAGCAATATCCAGAGGAAACTAGGGCAAAACATCTAGTTTCTTCAGTAAATAAATTGCAGACATAAATAAATAGGGATAGAGCAGAAACCtacagattaaaagagatttaagacaATATGTTTGGACCCTATTTGGATCATGATTCAAAAGATGTAAAATTGACATCATtaaggaaatttgaacactggatatttgatgatactAATGAAGCGTTATTAATTTTTTAGGTGTGAAATGGTATtgtggtttttgggtttttttcctccagctttattgagatataattgaggttggggtttttaaaatcatcttttataGATACATCTGTAGCTATTTCAGTATGGGGGGAAATACTTTGGTTTAaagggacaggggctggcctggtggcacaggggttaagttcgcacgttccgcttgtcggcagcctggggttcgaggttcggatcccaggtggaaacatggcactgcttggcacaccatgctgtggcaggcatcccacatataaagtagaggaagatgggcacggatgttagctcagggccaggcttcctcagcaaaaagagaggaggactggcagtagttagctcagggctgatcttcctcaaaaataaataaataaagggataAAACGCCTGGTCTCAGAAAAGTTTTCCCGTAGTCCATTTTAAAGTCAGAATACCAACAGCCAGCCATTAAGAAGCAAGACCTGGTTGGTAGAGAAAATATGGAGATTTTGTTCAGCGGACAGATGTGTAGGAACTTTTTCTGCTGCTAAATTGCATAGCTTCCTTTGGCAAATTACTGGTTGAACAGATTGTGGAGGCTGAAAGGAACTGGGCCTTGATAAGCCTCATCTGACTGAGGAGAAGTGATTAGACTAAGCTCACATCCCTCATGACAGACCAAGTTGGGACAAGTCCCAAGTCTTGTGACTCCTAGGCCAGTGCTTGCTCACGCTCACGCACACTTTTCTGCCTCCTTCAAAGATTATGGGGTAGCAAGTTAGGTGCAGAGCTAGGGCCTGAGATGTCAGGGTCCCTGACTCCAGTGCATCCCCTGCTACAGAAGGGTACTTGGGGCAATGAAGGAAGTTGGTGGTAGACATCAAAAAGTCACTCCAAATTTTGAAGAAATGACAGTGAGGACCTCAGAAGGCTATAAAGGAATCTCAAATGGCCTGTTCCTTGTAACACTCAGAGCTCCTGTATGGTCTCAGATGTGCCCTGGACAAGAGAACAAGTAACAAGTTTCAGTAAATGCACGATATAAGGAAAAACGAGATGGGGGCCCAGAGAAAAGCTAGCTGAAGGGAAGCGTAGAGCCGTGGGGACCACAACGAGAAGGGCGTGTACACGGAGCAACCGTCTGGAGAGGGGCGTAGAATGTAGGTCTCGCTGGAGAAAGGGAGGAGCAGTTCGGAGGAGAAAAAGGCCCCATCCCCGACTCTTCGATGCTGGCCGTAGGCAGAGGGAACCGACGTCATCTAAGAAGCCTCAGAGAGCAGGCAGGGACTAAGTGCGAGGCTGGGTGAGGGAAAGCAGAGTAGTGAAGAGCCAGGCAAGAGAACTCAGGGGCAGGAAGAAGCCCTGGCAGAGGTCTCGTTTGCTGCCTAGCGCCGGCACGAGATGGGCGTTCACTAGGTAGCTGGAATTACCGATTTCCGGAGGCAGGCTTTCGTGAGTCGGAGCACCAGCTAATTGTACACTCAGACTACTTCTGCAGGTTTCACTCCACCTACCATAAAAAAGTCCTCTGTGCCAGGGAAGCAACGGAGCGCCAAGACCCCGCCCCCGCGCGAGGCCCGCACCCAGAGTTTACGCCGCCGTTTACGACAGGCCGGAAAGGAGTGGCTGCAGGCAGCGCCAGGCTGAGCGGGGCCACCATGGGGGTGAGGCGGAGGCGAAGCGCCGCCGTGGCGGGGACTGGGAGGGGGCGAGGACCTGAGAGGCAGGGGCTCGCGCCAGGAGGGAATGAGGGGAGTGGGCTCGTGCTGAGAAGGAGCTAGGGGGCAGAACTCGTGCCGGAGGGCGGGGCAAGGGGCCGAGGCTAGGCGTGGGGTTGCGCAGGCGCGGCTGATGCAGTCGCTCCGGCCCTCCCTTCTCGCAGAAAATCGCGCTGCAGCTCAAAGCCACGCTGGAGAACGTCACCCACCTCCGGCCTGTGGGTGAGGACTTCCGGTGGTACCTGAAGGTGCGGCTGGAGGGGCGGGGTCCTAGAGGGAAGAGGGATGGAGCGTCCGAGAGGCTGTAGGCACTTGGAGGTTCCGGATGGGAGTGCCAGGGGGCCGGGCCCGGGAAAAGGCTCCCCAACCTGATCTCAGTGTTGAACACGAGCTTTCTCCGGCAGAATGAGAAGTGTttaacctttaattttttttttctgggtagagttttgtttgctttttaagcTTATTGGTTAACCCTTAATTGGCAGTGCCTTGAACtccttttgtaatttttctctcGTTAAATATTTCATGGTCTGTAAACAGACACTAAACTAAAGGCTACTTGAAGGGATCTTGTGATTTTCTAGTAAGGTGAAtaatttcactttcagttttatttattgattaggttttaaaatttattgtgaaGTAGTTGAATTTTGTGCCTGGCTCCACCTTACTTCGCCACCCACGCTGGTAAATCTGGTATCCTGTGGCATGGCCTCCTAAGTCCCCTCTGAGCCGAGCAGTTTGAGGCCCTTCACTCTCCCAGATCCCAGAGTTCCTGCTCTGTTTTCCTTCTGATCTCAATCCCAGCAACCTTCAGTACCTGGCGAAAGTGCTATCTTTTTCAGGAAGGCTTTTGACCACTTTattgacaaatttttttttttttttaaagattttattttttcctttttctccccaaagccccccagtacatggttgtgtattcttcgttgtgggttcttctagttgtgacatgtgggacgctgcctcagcgtggtctgatgagcagtgccatgtccgcgcccaggattcgaactaacgaaacactgggccgcctgcggcggagcgtgcgaacttaaccactcggccacggggccagccccttattgacaaatattttgaagGCCGAGTGCCAGGGCTTCTTTGGGGAATGAGAAATAGTGTAACAGAGTGATAAGTACTTTTGCCGGGGACCTACTGGGCCTATGGGAACACAGAGGAAGCTCTCACCCAGCAGAGTGGGTGGGGGGCCTGCTGAGGCCATTTCTGTATGACCCTTGAATTCCCAACCAGACTGAGCACTTCTTAGAGGAGGGCGGGCACACCAGCTCCAGAAACACTGACCTGTTCTTTGCCCCCCTCACTGTTCTTACCCTTCCCTCAGTGGCTGCCCAAGTGAGCCAACTACTTTACTaatactcttttttcccccccaagATGAAATGTGGCAACTGTGGTGAGATTTCAGACAAGTGGCAATACATCCGGCTGATGGTAACTGCTCCTTCCCccactacacacacacccctggctAGGGATTTGGGGAACCAGGGCCCTAATCTCTCCAGTCCTAGATGCTGCTTTTTGTGGTTGGGGAGGTAAGGCATTAGGATGATCAACACTGGGAACAATAGGCCTCTTTGGGTTGTGAGACAGAGTTCAAAATCAAGGAGAAGCCCTTTCCTCCCTCTCAAGAAGCCTCCCCAGGATTCTTGTCCTAGCAAGTTGCTCACCCTCTCTGGGTCTTGGTCTCTTCAACTGGATGATAAGTGGTGGGACTGGGTCTTCTCAAGACCTTTACATCTAATTGATACATGACGAGGGCTTCT
This genomic interval carries:
- the MAGOH gene encoding protein mago nashi homolog is translated as MESDFYLRYYVGHKGKFGHEFLEFEFRPDGKLRYANNSNYKNDVMIRKEAYVHKSVMEELKRIIDDSEITKEDDALWPPPDRVGRQELEIVIGDEHISFTTSKIGSLIDVNQSKDPEGLRVFYYLVQDLKCLVFSLIGLHFKIKPI